Proteins encoded by one window of Crassostrea angulata isolate pt1a10 chromosome 9, ASM2561291v2, whole genome shotgun sequence:
- the LOC128162371 gene encoding uncharacterized protein LOC128162371 produces the protein MNSQDSLFSSSSSVKTEAFSSPSLTEQKQQVENFTWIQCDNVNCQKWRKIPANEGDHYDDVDWFCYMNSDPEYNSCDAVEEDYTAYDRLARKLGFKYIMSCLPVGSLVWAQSTGYCRWPALVTVDPQYHYHYEVDRDGDPYRYHVEYLGKNHCHAWIPAMRVTLYGHKEDTCQDEQKNKPVKSTSRKWKKKKKLSLQTKSQRLEVYKKYTVTEAIREADLLIPLTVDERLEAACQFKESNFRQLRDLETKEENGRSSSMTRESECKCKKTQGAKRGRKRSSQPTADRKNNRDMKNFIERSVKSKTTSLMKIEGKRRSEENHESRTKYSTKRSNLSVEERVPNSSSAKQSMYEDTALTMTCSDTDEKNIDMFRFEDLEMNNSLLNRSQEERFAINVQQYKRNEQAFDHDLHRFMLRNGLQIQTKTTWHHTKVGLFQLFMAVFERGGYQKVCETMQWSSVYREITDSAAQGQCGHRAKVFYHKNVYPYELYIQGKNYQEIIKCLKVRGKKSGSPVKADPDLSSKKIKTDRVSEEHNSRDCLDTLLPEEKSVDLGHMLQELHQNSDKIFQLQDEIEGEQKRLGICIKFHEDSTPRDLSDGIVEANTPSEFMQASLPDKGCQFVPSVHFTSSESSHSCGLLHELRALENEFEELDEEINLLIEENNCL, from the exons ATGAATAGCCAGGATTCTCTGTTCAGCTCGTCTTCTTCTGTGAAAACGGAAGCATTTTCAAGTCCATCTCTGACGGAACAAAAACAACAG GTTGAGAATTTCACATGGATACAGTGTGACAATGTCAACTGTCAGAAATGGAGGAAGATCCCAGCCAATGAGGGGGACCACTATGATGACGTTGATTGGTTCTGTTACATGAACTCTGACCCTGAATACAACAG CTGTGATGCCGTGGAGGAGGACTACACAGCCTATGACCGTCTGGCCAGGAAGCTGGGATTCAAGTACATCATGTCCTGCCTTCCTGTTGGATCCCTGGTATGGGCCCAGTCAACAGGATATTGCAG ATGGCCTGCCCTGGTGACAGTAGACCCTCAGTACCATTACCACTATGAGGTGGACAGAGATGGCGACCCATACAGGTACCATGTCGAGTACCTGGGGAAGAATCATTGTCACGCCTGGATCCCCGCCATGAGGGTCACTCTGTATGGACACAAAGAGGACACATGTCAGGATGAACAGAAGAACAAGCCTGTCaag AGTACATCCAGGAAgtggaagaagaaaaagaaactttCACTGCAAACGAAATCCCAGAGACTGGAGGTTTACAAGAAATACACTGTGACTGAGGCCATCAGAGAGGCAGACCTTCTGATTCCTCTGACTGTAGACGAGAGACTTGAAGCAGCATGTCAGTTCAAGGAAAGCAACTTTAGGCAGCTCAGGGACTTAGAGACCAAAG AAGAAAATGGAAGATCAAGCAGCATGACCAGAGAGAGCGAGTGTAAGTGTAAGAAGACTCAAGGTGCCAAGAGGGGCCGTAAAAGAAGCAGCCAGCCCACAGCTGATAGAAAAAATAATAGGGATATGAAGAACTTCATAGAGAGAAgtgtaaaaagtaaaacaacCTCCCTTATGAAAATAGAGGGTAAGAGGAGATCAGAGGAAAACCATGAAAGTAGGACAAAGTATTCCACAAAGAGAAGCAACTTGTCTGTGGAGGAAAGAGTACCAAACTCAAGTTCTGCAAAACAGTCCATGTATGAGGATACTGCATTGACCATGACTTGCAGTGATACTGATGAGAAGAATATAG ACATGTTTAGATTTGAGGACCTAGAAATGAATAATTCCCTACTGAATAGAAGTCAAGAGGAAAGATTTGCCATCAATGTACAA CAATACAAAAGGAATGAGCAAGCATTTGACCATGACCTTCATAGGTTTATGTTGAGGAATGGCCTCCAAATTCAGACGAAGACGACCTGGCACCACACCAAGGTCGGTCTATTCCAGCTCTTCATGGCCGTGTTTGAGAGAGGAGGCTATCAAAAG GTTTGTGAAACCATGCAATGGTCATCAGTGTACAGAGAAATAACAGACAGTGCAGCCCAGGGGCAGTGTGGACACAGGGCCAAAGTGTTTTATCATAA AAACGTATATCCTTACGAGCTGTACATCCAAGGAAAGAACTACCAGGAGATCATCAAATGCCTGAAAGTGAGAGGAAAGAAAAGTGGAAGTCCTGTTAAAGCAGACCCTGACCTCTCCAGTAAAAAGATCAAAACTGACAGGGTATCAGAAGAACACAATTCTAGAGACTGCCTTGATACAC TGTTGCCTGAAGAAAAATCTGTGGATTTGGGTCATATGCTCCAAGAACTCCACCAGAATTCTGACAAAATTTTCCAACTTCAGGACG AAATAGAAGGAGAGCAGAAACGACTTGGAATCTGTATCAAATTTCATGAGGATTCTACCCCCCGCGATCTTTCGGATGGAATTGTGGAAGCCAACACCCCATCAGAATTCATGCAGGCTAGCTTACCAG ATAAGGGCTGTCAGTTTGTACCCAGTGTCCACTTTACATCTAGTGAGAGCAGCCATAGCTGTGGGCTACTGCATGAGTTACGGGCCCTGGAAAACGAGTTTGAAGAGCTTGACGAGGAAATCAACTTGCTAATAGAAGAAAACAATTGTCTATga